The following proteins are co-located in the Sulfurovum sp. TSL6 genome:
- a CDS encoding CPBP family intramembrane glutamic endopeptidase → MGNTGTYASLIQSRLYLICELLGIFVIIPAIIYALLPLPFIPILWLITFLCIWAVSKDKTFDRDSLWRASELKKNYKGMLKQFLIITVVMMALVYVFIPDHLFSLIKEDPLVWSLIVILYPLISVFPQELLYRTFFFHRYKMLFKKKWQIITVNTLLFGYMHIIFQNWVAVGLTVLGGFLFASMYERTRSTLLVSVAHALYGELIFTVGLGTYFYTGTLLTLS, encoded by the coding sequence ATGGGTAATACCGGCACATACGCATCACTGATTCAATCACGACTCTATCTTATCTGTGAACTGCTGGGCATCTTCGTTATTATACCAGCCATTATCTATGCCTTGCTTCCACTACCCTTTATCCCCATTTTATGGTTGATCACTTTCTTGTGTATTTGGGCTGTGTCCAAAGACAAAACCTTTGATCGTGATTCTCTATGGCGTGCATCAGAACTTAAGAAAAATTATAAAGGTATGTTAAAACAGTTTCTCATAATAACTGTAGTGATGATGGCTTTGGTCTATGTCTTTATTCCTGATCATCTTTTTTCCCTTATCAAAGAAGATCCACTAGTTTGGTCACTCATAGTGATCTTGTATCCGCTTATTTCTGTCTTTCCTCAAGAGCTGCTCTACAGAACCTTCTTTTTTCATCGTTACAAGATGCTCTTTAAGAAGAAATGGCAGATCATCACTGTAAATACCCTGCTCTTTGGCTACATGCATATCATTTTTCAAAACTGGGTAGCAGTTGGTCTTACTGTTCTAGGAGGGTTTCTCTTTGCTTCCATGTATGAGAGGACACGTTCTACACTCTTGGTTTCAGTCGCACATGCACTCTATGGAGAGCTTATATTTACAGTAGGTTTGGGTACATACTTTTATACCGGTACCCTATTAACGCTATCTTAA
- a CDS encoding sugar phosphate nucleotidyltransferase, protein MKAVVMAGGFGTRIQPLTNSRPKPMLPIMNKPMMEHTMMTLKDLGITEFIVLLYFKPEIIQEHFGDGSDFGIKITYVVPDDDYGTAGAVKLAQEHIGDDNFIIISGDLVTDFDFQKIFDYHEEKKSKLTITLTSVDNPLEFGVVIADEEGKIEKFLEKPSWGEVFSDTINTGIYIIEPEILEYIPKNKNYDFGKDLFPKLMRNGIDLMAGYSEGYWRDVGNPESYRDVYDDILTGKVKFNIDGEITQFSDGVLYSDETYSFDQSIEFVGTVVLGKNVTLKKGVKLNNVVIGDNVTIGKESKIRNTVIWNDVDIHAKAKLDGCVICNDNVIGNNVTANAGMILAEGCEIGQLTKIEKDVTIWPDKKIDDASIVNNSLILGNKYKNSIFVNGTVFGKSNVELSCEMATKLAEAFGAQLPVGSTVLVSRDYHKSSRMLKRAFLGGLLSAGINVIDYRDIPSAVLRCNLSSHDQFIAGVHFRQKTDDPTSTVLTFFDCEGLRINNEMSKKVEKTFFKETFRRVDYSLIGQIRESSHEKEYRVYKEGMIQLVNPHIFKCFDCRVAVDMMHGMASDVFPDILYDVGVENIMFNAHRDEHRLANINALVKQTKEDMYDVINALKLNAGFIIYPYGQRLDIVSDKGVVLGKQDALYVVLLLLNMEAKEAGTKKRVFLPTWAADIVYFENLVIERGQYANFKAAKLKEYDLVATGEGNFAFTEFSTHRDSMFATLRILEMILHHEIKLSEMIDSLPRFYYKVTKIECRQALKGKMMRMFLADAKGKEASTLDGVKIWLDKNDWILMIPDQYRDHLNLYIQSENDEKGEAILAEYSAKIEKWSKE, encoded by the coding sequence ATGAAAGCTGTTGTAATGGCAGGTGGTTTTGGAACCCGGATCCAACCACTGACTAATTCTCGTCCAAAACCAATGTTACCCATCATGAATAAACCGATGATGGAACACACTATGATGACCTTGAAGGACTTAGGTATTACAGAGTTTATCGTTTTGCTCTATTTCAAGCCTGAGATCATTCAAGAGCATTTTGGTGATGGAAGTGATTTTGGTATCAAGATCACGTATGTTGTACCGGATGATGATTATGGTACAGCAGGTGCAGTGAAGTTGGCACAGGAACACATAGGAGATGATAACTTTATCATCATCAGTGGAGACCTTGTAACGGATTTTGATTTCCAGAAGATCTTTGACTATCATGAAGAGAAAAAGTCTAAACTGACCATTACCTTGACATCGGTCGATAATCCCTTGGAGTTTGGTGTGGTTATCGCGGATGAAGAGGGGAAAATAGAAAAGTTTCTTGAAAAACCAAGTTGGGGTGAAGTTTTCAGTGACACGATAAATACGGGTATCTATATCATAGAGCCGGAGATCCTGGAGTATATACCTAAAAATAAAAACTATGATTTTGGTAAAGACCTTTTTCCTAAACTGATGCGTAATGGTATTGATCTGATGGCCGGATATTCTGAAGGGTATTGGCGTGATGTGGGAAATCCGGAAAGCTACCGGGATGTGTATGATGATATTTTGACAGGTAAGGTCAAGTTCAACATTGATGGGGAAATAACACAATTTTCTGATGGTGTGCTTTACAGTGATGAGACGTACAGTTTTGATCAAAGTATTGAATTTGTTGGTACGGTGGTATTGGGAAAGAATGTTACGCTGAAGAAGGGCGTGAAGCTCAATAATGTCGTTATTGGCGATAATGTTACCATCGGCAAAGAGAGTAAGATAAGAAACACTGTGATTTGGAATGATGTGGATATTCATGCTAAAGCCAAGTTGGATGGTTGTGTGATCTGTAATGATAATGTGATCGGTAATAATGTCACTGCAAATGCAGGGATGATCTTGGCAGAGGGATGTGAGATCGGTCAGTTAACCAAGATCGAAAAAGATGTTACCATCTGGCCTGATAAAAAAATTGATGATGCTTCTATCGTTAACAACAGTTTGATTCTTGGAAATAAATACAAAAATTCTATTTTCGTAAATGGGACGGTGTTTGGAAAGTCCAATGTTGAACTCTCATGTGAAATGGCCACAAAACTTGCTGAAGCTTTTGGTGCACAACTGCCTGTCGGCTCAACAGTACTTGTCTCCAGAGATTATCATAAAAGTTCACGTATGCTTAAACGTGCTTTTCTAGGAGGACTTCTTTCAGCAGGTATAAACGTGATCGACTATCGTGATATTCCTTCAGCTGTTTTACGTTGTAATTTATCTTCACATGATCAGTTCATTGCAGGTGTTCATTTCCGTCAAAAAACTGATGATCCAACCAGTACGGTATTGACTTTTTTTGACTGTGAAGGACTACGTATCAATAATGAAATGTCTAAAAAAGTAGAAAAAACATTTTTCAAAGAAACTTTCCGACGTGTAGACTATTCGCTGATCGGCCAGATTCGTGAGTCCAGTCATGAAAAAGAATATAGAGTGTATAAAGAGGGAATGATACAATTAGTGAACCCGCATATATTTAAATGTTTCGATTGTCGTGTTGCAGTTGATATGATGCATGGAATGGCTTCAGATGTTTTCCCGGATATTTTATATGATGTTGGTGTAGAGAATATTATGTTTAATGCACATAGGGATGAACATCGTCTTGCCAATATCAATGCTTTAGTTAAACAAACAAAGGAAGATATGTATGATGTCATTAATGCACTGAAACTTAATGCAGGATTTATTATTTATCCTTATGGTCAGCGTTTGGATATCGTAAGTGATAAAGGTGTTGTTCTTGGTAAACAAGACGCCTTATATGTGGTTCTTTTACTTTTAAATATGGAGGCGAAGGAAGCAGGAACTAAAAAACGCGTTTTCTTACCAACATGGGCAGCAGATATCGTCTATTTTGAAAATCTTGTAATAGAACGGGGTCAATACGCAAACTTTAAAGCAGCAAAGTTGAAAGAGTATGATCTTGTGGCTACGGGTGAAGGTAATTTTGCTTTTACCGAATTTTCGACGCATCGGGATTCAATGTTCGCCACTTTGAGAATACTTGAAATGATATTGCATCATGAGATAAAACTTTCTGAAATGATCGATTCATTACCGAGATTTTATTATAAGGTAACGAAGATTGAATGTCGACAGGCACTGAAAGGCAAGATGATGCGTATGTTCCTTGCAGATGCCAAAGGTAAAGAAGCATCCACACTTGATGGTGTCAAGATATGGTTAGATAAAAATGATTGGATCCTCATGATCCCGGATCAGTATAGAGATCACCTTAACTTGTATATCCAGTCTGAAAATGATGAAAAAGGGGAAGCAATCTTGGCTGAATACTCTGCTAAAATTGAAAAATGGTCTAAGGAATAA
- a CDS encoding alpha-amylase/4-alpha-glucanotransferase domain-containing protein, with translation MLNKTKLLFGIHMHQPVDNFEWVIKHGVAVCYGPFFEVMSKYPEFRFAVHCSGWLMEQIEAFHPKLYKQIKTLAEKGSIEFFSAGYYEPILSVIPSEDRVTQIKMLNDFIASGFNQTPQGLWLTERVWESSLIPDLKRAGIQYTVMDDYHFQCAGFDEEILDGYYMSEEGGHEIGLFPISKKLRYAIPFLNVDAAIKAIKSYNREENAAAIIFDDAEKFGMWPGTYEWVYEKGWLDKFVQAVLEDDEIETMHYGTYYEEERTRGIAYLPNVSYYEMGEWSLRADDTLKLELFKEEMGHDRYEKEGVKFLKGGIWKNFFVKYEESNRIHKRMMELSKVRQEVKKSAFDTALYKAQTNDALWHGVFGGLYLPNLRDNAYHYIIEAENVRYKKKSVLVTDQNDLDGYDKVKAVTEKHIFRFDSAHGGQLVEFDSRDACFNWQNTLTRRKEAYHQRLFEDTPKEEVPMAEEGIDTIHHAAVEIDDNLRDAIIYDWYLKNSFIDHISDDNFCMDNFKHCNFHEFGDFSNQPFDVYVDKKKVIFSREGGLYFPQKVPAKLEKTYIPNKHGFDFEISLSTQAEGTFKYILEHNFHFCDYESVVINGDPLLDQGSVLSTDTLEIFDAELKQHIVISLDQTCDIHYFQLKTLSQSEHGFDLSVQGISFAMVVPFSKDISIKGTLEVKDV, from the coding sequence ATGCTCAATAAAACAAAATTACTTTTTGGTATCCACATGCATCAACCCGTCGATAATTTTGAGTGGGTTATCAAACATGGTGTGGCAGTCTGTTATGGCCCATTTTTTGAAGTGATGAGTAAATATCCGGAGTTTCGATTTGCTGTACATTGCAGCGGATGGCTTATGGAACAGATAGAAGCATTTCATCCTAAGCTTTACAAACAGATAAAGACATTGGCTGAGAAAGGAAGTATCGAGTTTTTTTCTGCTGGATATTATGAACCTATTTTAAGTGTGATACCATCAGAAGACCGCGTGACACAGATCAAAATGCTTAATGACTTCATTGCATCAGGTTTTAATCAAACACCACAGGGGCTTTGGCTTACTGAACGTGTTTGGGAATCGTCTCTTATTCCTGATCTGAAGCGTGCAGGTATTCAATACACTGTCATGGATGATTACCATTTTCAGTGTGCCGGTTTTGATGAAGAGATTTTGGATGGATATTATATGAGTGAAGAGGGAGGACATGAGATAGGTCTTTTCCCTATCAGCAAGAAGCTGCGTTATGCGATCCCTTTTTTAAATGTGGATGCTGCCATTAAAGCGATCAAATCGTACAATAGAGAAGAAAACGCTGCAGCGATCATCTTTGACGATGCAGAGAAGTTTGGTATGTGGCCGGGAACCTATGAATGGGTCTATGAAAAAGGGTGGCTTGATAAATTCGTGCAGGCTGTGTTAGAGGATGATGAGATCGAGACGATGCATTATGGTACCTATTATGAAGAGGAACGCACACGCGGTATTGCCTATTTGCCCAATGTCTCTTATTATGAAATGGGTGAGTGGAGCCTTCGTGCAGATGATACACTGAAACTCGAACTCTTCAAAGAAGAGATGGGACATGATCGTTATGAGAAGGAGGGTGTGAAGTTCCTTAAAGGCGGTATTTGGAAAAATTTCTTTGTGAAGTATGAGGAGAGCAACCGTATCCATAAACGTATGATGGAACTTTCAAAAGTACGTCAAGAGGTGAAAAAATCTGCCTTTGATACGGCTCTCTATAAAGCACAAACCAATGATGCTCTATGGCATGGGGTATTTGGAGGGCTATATCTGCCAAACTTAAGAGACAATGCCTATCACTATATTATCGAAGCAGAGAATGTACGTTATAAGAAAAAAAGTGTTTTAGTCACTGACCAAAATGATTTAGACGGCTATGATAAGGTCAAGGCAGTGACTGAAAAACATATTTTCCGCTTTGATTCGGCACATGGAGGTCAGTTGGTAGAATTTGACAGTCGAGATGCATGCTTTAATTGGCAAAATACTTTAACACGACGTAAAGAGGCCTATCATCAGCGTTTGTTCGAAGATACACCTAAAGAAGAGGTACCTATGGCTGAAGAAGGGATCGATACGATTCACCATGCCGCCGTTGAGATCGACGATAACTTACGAGATGCGATCATTTATGATTGGTATCTTAAAAACTCTTTTATCGATCATATCTCGGATGATAATTTTTGTATGGACAATTTTAAGCATTGTAATTTTCATGAATTTGGCGATTTTTCCAATCAGCCTTTTGATGTCTATGTAGATAAAAAGAAAGTGATATTTTCTAGAGAAGGCGGTTTATATTTCCCACAAAAAGTACCAGCAAAGTTGGAGAAGACCTATATCCCAAATAAACATGGATTTGATTTTGAGATCAGCCTCTCTACACAGGCGGAAGGAACATTCAAGTATATACTTGAGCACAATTTTCATTTTTGTGACTATGAATCTGTTGTCATTAATGGAGATCCTTTACTTGATCAGGGGAGTGTTTTAAGTACGGATACACTTGAGATCTTTGATGCAGAATTAAAGCAACATATCGTGATTAGTCTTGATCAAACCTGTGATATCCATTATTTCCAACTCAAGACACTTTCGCAAAGTGAACACGGATTTGACCTTAGTGTACAAGGAATCAGTTTCGCCATGGTGGTGCCGTTTAGTAAGGATATTTCCATCAAGGGAACATTGGAGGTAAAAGATGTCTGA
- a CDS encoding glycoside hydrolase family 57 protein, protein MKPSLNLCFFWHMHQPDYRDSNGVMSMPWVFLHAIKDYYEMPWLLSRHKGLKATFNITPPLIEQIHLYSDPLKNDYFLSLWEKDPSTLVNDERDWLIKTCKSTQYETMIRPIEYLSLLYHKEELSDAELIDFEMLFMLAWCGNYLRQENALVKTLFQKGKGFTQTDKVQLLQVLCDFVATILPFYAQLQEEGVISLSTTPYNHPILPLLLDMENTKRANAHTTLPDNPMSLREDAIEQVERSITLYKKTFGAEPTGFWPAEGAVDEESIAIYKDRGISWIATDEAILFRSLEDNTRANLYKPYVYNDVTIGFRDHGLSDLIGFNYRFKSGHDASEHFMHALEHIRHAQRNATVFVILDGENAWEFFENNAYNFFTALYGKFMQTSWCKTVTMDEVSRLSDPGKLEKLAPGSWIHGNFDTWSGHSEKNRAWEMIYQTRRDVDNHKGDISDAVKEKVKFHFLASECSDWFWWYGDDHVTEFGLEFDKLFREHLISIYRLMHMQPPSDLFMPIISQKSAVSFLVKPHAHISPVIDGKHSTFFEWIGCGSVDESKLYSTMDRVRGPIDMIYYGHDDQNIFLALEGDVASLKMSHMKLEVIVEETGEHFNFNFSMDTPYEKDGICFAVDERIELSISKAHFKDYSTVHLRFEILKGSEIIQTMPGYGALFIDLDETYVHNWFV, encoded by the coding sequence ATGAAGCCATCACTGAATCTCTGTTTTTTTTGGCATATGCACCAACCCGATTACAGAGACAGTAACGGAGTGATGAGTATGCCGTGGGTTTTTCTCCATGCAATAAAAGACTACTATGAAATGCCATGGCTGTTAAGTCGCCATAAGGGACTTAAAGCAACCTTCAATATCACGCCTCCTTTGATAGAGCAGATCCACCTCTATAGTGATCCTTTGAAAAATGATTATTTTCTCTCATTATGGGAAAAAGATCCCTCAACGTTAGTGAATGACGAGAGAGATTGGCTCATTAAAACGTGTAAATCAACACAGTATGAGACGATGATCAGACCCATAGAATATCTGAGTCTGCTTTATCATAAGGAAGAACTCAGTGATGCAGAACTTATTGACTTTGAGATGCTTTTTATGCTCGCCTGGTGCGGGAACTATCTTCGTCAGGAAAATGCACTTGTAAAAACATTGTTTCAAAAAGGAAAAGGTTTTACCCAAACAGATAAAGTGCAGTTACTTCAGGTTTTGTGCGACTTTGTAGCAACCATTTTGCCTTTTTATGCACAGTTGCAAGAAGAGGGAGTGATCTCACTTTCCACTACACCCTATAACCATCCTATATTGCCACTGCTGCTTGATATGGAAAATACAAAGCGTGCCAATGCACATACCACTCTGCCGGATAATCCTATGTCACTCAGAGAAGATGCCATTGAGCAGGTTGAACGTTCTATCACTCTCTATAAAAAGACCTTTGGTGCTGAGCCCACAGGATTTTGGCCTGCAGAAGGTGCCGTAGATGAAGAGAGTATAGCCATTTACAAAGATCGAGGAATCTCTTGGATAGCCACGGACGAGGCGATCTTATTTCGATCACTTGAAGACAATACTCGTGCAAATCTCTATAAGCCGTACGTCTATAATGATGTGACCATAGGATTTCGTGACCATGGACTCAGTGACCTGATAGGATTTAACTATCGTTTTAAATCCGGACATGATGCCAGTGAACATTTTATGCATGCACTAGAACATATTAGACATGCACAGAGGAATGCTACGGTGTTTGTCATCTTAGATGGGGAAAATGCGTGGGAGTTTTTTGAAAATAATGCCTATAACTTTTTTACAGCACTTTATGGGAAATTTATGCAAACGTCATGGTGCAAAACGGTCACTATGGATGAAGTCTCACGCTTATCAGATCCGGGAAAACTGGAGAAGCTTGCGCCAGGAAGCTGGATACATGGCAACTTTGATACCTGGTCGGGACACAGTGAAAAGAATCGTGCATGGGAAATGATCTATCAGACACGGCGTGATGTCGATAACCATAAGGGTGATATCTCTGATGCAGTGAAGGAAAAAGTAAAATTTCACTTCCTTGCTTCAGAGTGTAGTGACTGGTTTTGGTGGTATGGTGATGATCATGTCACAGAGTTCGGGTTGGAATTTGATAAACTCTTTAGAGAACATCTTATCAGTATTTACCGCCTGATGCATATGCAACCGCCTTCAGATCTTTTCATGCCGATCATTTCACAAAAGAGTGCGGTTTCATTTTTAGTCAAACCGCACGCACACATTTCACCGGTCATTGATGGCAAACACAGTACCTTTTTTGAATGGATCGGCTGTGGAAGTGTTGATGAGAGTAAGCTCTACTCTACCATGGACCGGGTTCGCGGACCTATAGATATGATCTACTATGGCCATGATGATCAAAATATTTTTCTAGCCTTGGAAGGGGATGTTGCATCTTTGAAAATGTCACATATGAAACTGGAGGTCATCGTAGAAGAAACTGGAGAACATTTTAATTTCAATTTTTCTATGGACACACCTTATGAAAAGGATGGCATATGTTTTGCGGTTGATGAGCGTATAGAACTTTCCATTTCAAAAGCACACTTTAAAGACTACAGTACTGTGCATCTTCGTTTTGAAATACTCAAAGGGAGTGAGATCATACAGACGATGCCTGGTTATGGTGCACTGTTTATTGATCTGGATGAAACGTATGTCCATAACTGGTTTGTATAA